In Elaeis guineensis isolate ETL-2024a chromosome 1, EG11, whole genome shotgun sequence, a genomic segment contains:
- the LOC105061060 gene encoding protein MICROTUBULE BINDING PROTEIN 2C isoform X2: MLERSQKERSFPDPPDHGNPAIAGGRRRSPPSPPDSILPPSSAAASSGDGGNVDKVLFKNLVEMVPLVESLMDRRAKSSFTRRASMVYTPAPSQPKKNAELRGGKTAQSISAKKRRDRAENFQRDDTVDDISFFSSRVLPAENVQKEREELTMLREQVSELHKKLSEKDEELKSAENSIIQMNAVNATLDELRRQVAEKDSMIRSTNSQLYNAKIMLADKQAALEKLNWEARMSSRKVEELQGNVVSMDLEIAALTQLFEKLTKNDAAAYSDDSIAAAFDFEPLPPTTG; this comes from the exons atgctggagAGATCGCAGAAGGAACGCAGCTTCCCGGATCCGCCGGACCATGGGAACCCCGCCATCGCCGGCGGCCGCCGACGTTCGCCGCCTTCCCCGCCCGATTCCATCCTCCCTCCCTCCTCCGCCGCCGCCTCCTCTGGGGACGGCGGCAATGTCGACAAAGTCCTCTTCAAGAACCTCGTGGAGATGGTCCCCCTCGTCGAATCGCTGATG GACCGGAGGGCGAAATCGTCCTTTACGCGGCGGGCATCGATGGTCTACACACCCGCCCCGTCCCAGCCGAAGAAG AATGCTGAACTCAGAGGTGGAAAAACAGCTCAAAGCATCTCTGCAAAAAAACGTAGGGATCGTGCAGAAAATTTCCAAAGAGATGACACTGTTGATGACATATCATTTTTCTCGTCGAGGGTGTTGCCAGCAGAAAATGTGCAGAAGGAGAGGGAAGAGTTGACTATGCTGCGGGAGCAGGTCAGTGAGCTCCATAAGAAATTGTCAGAGAAAGATGAAGAGCTGAAGTCTGCAGAAAATTCAATAATTCAAATGAATGCAGTGAATGCAACACTTGATGAATTGAGGCGCCAGGTTGCAGAGAAGGATTCTATGATTAGATCTACTAATTCACAATTATATAATGCCAAG ATCATGCTTGCAGACAAGCAAGCtgctttggagaaattaaattggGAAGCAAGGATGTCAAGTAGAAAAGTTGAGGAACTTCAAGGGAATGTAGTCTCTATGGACCTTGAAATAGCTGCACTGACGCAATTATTTGAGAAACTAACAAAGAATGATGCAGCTGCTTATTCTGATGATAGCATTGCTGCTGCTTTtgattttgagccacttccacCTACA ACAGGATAA
- the LOC105061060 gene encoding protein MICROTUBULE BINDING PROTEIN 2C isoform X1: MLERSQKERSFPDPPDHGNPAIAGGRRRSPPSPPDSILPPSSAAASSGDGGNVDKVLFKNLVEMVPLVESLMDRRAKSSFTRRASMVYTPAPSQPKKNAELRGGKTAQSISAKKRRDRAENFQRDDTVDDISFFSSRVLPAENVQKEREELTMLREQVSELHKKLSEKDEELKSAENSIIQMNAVNATLDELRRQVAEKDSMIRSTNSQLYNAKIMLADKQAALEKLNWEARMSSRKVEELQGNVVSMDLEIAALTQLFEKLTKNDAAAYSDDSIAAAFDFEPLPPTDNIDEIQIEKMEEARAAYIAAVAAAKENPTDDLLTAAAEARLRLQAFVF, encoded by the exons atgctggagAGATCGCAGAAGGAACGCAGCTTCCCGGATCCGCCGGACCATGGGAACCCCGCCATCGCCGGCGGCCGCCGACGTTCGCCGCCTTCCCCGCCCGATTCCATCCTCCCTCCCTCCTCCGCCGCCGCCTCCTCTGGGGACGGCGGCAATGTCGACAAAGTCCTCTTCAAGAACCTCGTGGAGATGGTCCCCCTCGTCGAATCGCTGATG GACCGGAGGGCGAAATCGTCCTTTACGCGGCGGGCATCGATGGTCTACACACCCGCCCCGTCCCAGCCGAAGAAG AATGCTGAACTCAGAGGTGGAAAAACAGCTCAAAGCATCTCTGCAAAAAAACGTAGGGATCGTGCAGAAAATTTCCAAAGAGATGACACTGTTGATGACATATCATTTTTCTCGTCGAGGGTGTTGCCAGCAGAAAATGTGCAGAAGGAGAGGGAAGAGTTGACTATGCTGCGGGAGCAGGTCAGTGAGCTCCATAAGAAATTGTCAGAGAAAGATGAAGAGCTGAAGTCTGCAGAAAATTCAATAATTCAAATGAATGCAGTGAATGCAACACTTGATGAATTGAGGCGCCAGGTTGCAGAGAAGGATTCTATGATTAGATCTACTAATTCACAATTATATAATGCCAAG ATCATGCTTGCAGACAAGCAAGCtgctttggagaaattaaattggGAAGCAAGGATGTCAAGTAGAAAAGTTGAGGAACTTCAAGGGAATGTAGTCTCTATGGACCTTGAAATAGCTGCACTGACGCAATTATTTGAGAAACTAACAAAGAATGATGCAGCTGCTTATTCTGATGATAGCATTGCTGCTGCTTTtgattttgagccacttccacCTACA GATAATATTGATGAAATTCAAATAGAGAAGATGGAAGAAGCAAGAGCAGCCTACATTGCAGCAGTTGCTGCTGCAAAAGAGAACCCCACTGATGACTTATTAACTGCAGCAGCTGAGGCGAGGTTAAGGCTTCAAGCTTTTGTATTCTAG